taataatatttattaccgtAAGGTTGTTCAAAGAAAATCCTGAGTATCAATCATTATTCAAAAGGCTTAAGAACTTATCGATAGATGAACTTGCGTCCAATCCTCAGTTTATGTCACATGCATCGAAAGTAGGTGCAGCATTAGCGTCAACTATCGATCACCTTGATAAACCTGAAGAATTAGAAAAATTACTCACTAATCTTggaattaaacataaaaaatatggaCTTTCAGCGAAACATTTTCAGGTGagtgaatatttattattaaaatattatcttaagtCTAACAAACCAAAGtgtttttaacaaaacatattatatacagttttttttttaaattttaaattaatgaaataaaatgatggaaaaaaatctattaaactAGAAAacttaaatatgataataatctgtatattatatatataatctaaatacCACTCACTCATTCATCGctataactcaaaaattacaaaacgtaCAAACCTGAAATTTGAAATAGAGGATCCTCTAATGATCTATATGTGCATAAGAAAGAATTTTCCGatatcatatttgttttatgtttataaatggttgccattggttgtagattataatagtagtagtaaaatgtagtattgttttttttatgaatataaatggTTTCCATTGCAATACTTAATCGGGCAGATGAGGTACAAGAATGAATCAAATTGTCACGCGTATGCCCtcacaaattgttttttatatgtcAGAAATGTTTAGAGAGTAAATAGTTTAAGCCacgttaaaaatataccaagtgctaaATCCAATCCGCGACTATTGTGGTTGCCCATTTAGGtagaattatttcacaaagctaggtAACACTGACACCGATTTTTCCGTGAATTGAGGTACATTTAAACTGAGAGACACCCAGACCAGCTATATAGCGTATATACTGTATGGGATTTGCCACAAAAAGAAACTGCACACGGGTGAAGCCGGGATATTCATCTAGTtcaatataaattcatattttattttgtatctaatatttatagattaacaaaaaaaaaaaagcttaaaatgttGAAGTGTACGataaacctaataatatacaagaaataacgatacctatatgtataatattgttattaacggAAAATTTGAGGTTTATTTTACTACGCAGaactttgtttaatttattatttatagtaggtggGTATCATATTGTTATGTTCACCGTTTATTCACTGTTGACTATTTAGTTGCATTTCTACAAACCacataatctataaaaaataaattgaaaaatcaaatattttctcAACACAACTCTAAATGTTTAGTACCAAGATCCGtaattacaaatcatattaaggattttaaaaattaactaattaaatattaacttactatgtgttcaaattatttattataaatagcacaattagtatgtttatttttactgtacatTTGTACTTatctaattgtattttattgaaagacaaattatgttattgttgtatccacatttataacaatacattatttctTAAGTAATATCATGGCTATTGtgaataagtaggtaatattatgaatttttttataatgactgTGTTACTTGATTACaagctaataaataaatatttctgtagatttatatttttaatttcacgaaatatataaatatataaatcactaatcacacataaaatatgtaaaaacataaattttactTAGGTATATCATGTAAAGTAACAAATAGATAATAAAACAATCAAACAATCAAACAATCAGTAAAATCAGAAATCGGAATAGctatatacattgtatttgatcatattatgttacttGTTTATTTACTAACACtagtaataggtaatatataccatatacgagATGTCAAGATATATAGATTACAACAGTGTTAATattttggtaggtaggtagacaggtagcttaaaaaaaataaggtttattatggatatttttgttctaatttgattataaagtaatattatttatcatattataacattcaGAACAAAACAgcttatatatataagtaatatatatagctTATATAAATAAGCTGTTTTGTTCTGAATGACtgaataatagataataatcgAAATATAGAGTCAAAACCAGTGGCGAAATTTGGAGGTGGGCAGTAATTTTTCTGTGGGGGCAAGAATATCATTTGCACCCACAAAGAACAgtcagaaatattatatttaatagataactcaattaatatattgcaatttttagtaattatcaTGTTAACTCATAGACcacttcaataatttataaatataacgaaagaattatttttgattttttaattatactattattttcaaaatgatgATAAAATGATAACTATGTATGCGATATATTTTTCTGCAATAACCATTAACTAGAATAATAGTAAATGCaccgttattattttatattatagtatattctatctatttgtatataataaattaattgttattatttatgttaaaataaatacctaatagacttatatatttattaattctccaattaaaataaataaataaaaattatatttaacttgtACCTAATGccaaaataagtataatgactcctagttattttattattcatcgcGTTTTGACGACTAAACGACTTATTATGGAATTTTAATTTggtaaaatctttattttttacttatcatGTGGTGGTGGTAAAATATTAGTAAGAAAATGGAGAGTGTAGGGGGTAAGCTCCCACAGATAAGTAAATCATGATAAGTGATTGCATACACATGAGTTTCTACCAAGGCCCGCTTATGGTCAAAACTATAATAGTTGGACACTTAGAATTTAACCGGAATTTGATTCGTAGTGTTTATGACAAACAGgcctgtaataaataataatattaatgtataatttttgacggataaaataatattatgtgtgttatgaatttaataacttttttgacCTCATGCCCGATGTTATTAATCAGTATCtcaatatcagtataatatcttAGTAAAATCGGGTATGACGTCAAAAAATCCTATTGGTACCTAATCTAAATTATGATGTAAAATAACGTACAATAAGTACTATTAATGTTTAAGGTTATTGGAGACGTGTTGGTTGCTATGATAGCAGAAGCAATCGGTGACAGTGAACcagaattattagaattgtgGAAGTCCAGTTTAACTTCAGTACTGAGTATTATAATTGCAGCATGCCATTGAGTGAgtaaaacaatgttttattaaaactagattaataaaaataagaatgcTTTTAATCGTTTCCAAGAATAGTttgtctttttttatattatttaaagttcgtAATTCCTGAGGGAGCGATTGTATCGATTATCCAATGatgcgaattttttttttgtctgaagatattttttatagttagtagacaaaaatgttacaattttcaacttcaatattatttctgatAGAAATTCGAATAGTACCAAACTACTTTTCTTAATGTTtgggaaaaacataaaaataaattggaatAACTAGAATAAcagtttgataatttaataatattaaaaatacataatatgcattataattgCTTTTATAGCTGTTTAagtgaacattttgaaaaaattcgccaatattacaaaaatgttttaaaaattattttttaattaaaaatgtattagatgtttaatttgtatagctaaTGCTTGAAAATGTAGTTAGTAATATGTACAGACCGTCTGACTAAAAATCTTTTTTGTATATAACGatctatcattgaattcaaaaaaaaaaaatatttgagttttattaaactagaacttaaaattttacaaaatgtcaaTAGGTActcttgaaaaataattatttaaattatttgcgtGATTctgtgaatataataaaaataaaacctattaatttagagttaaaaaaagatatttttatattcatgtaaaaatcataaatattatgaagataaattatcataatacttattagttattaccattacatattatatgacaaCGCcgctacatacatttttttgatctACTAAATTTTAtccaaatttgataattttatataatagacGCTTACGGTTATACACAGTTAAAGTATAACTGTAGACCAGAGTGGCTAGATctacgtattaaaaaaaaattttttttttataatttttgtaacatAGATACATAaagatactttttaattttatatttcagacaggttaaaaatgtaactttatGAGCTCTGAATACACGTGTTCTTTTCgtttctgttattattataaattgtttttgttttatattgttaatatttgagATAATctagataataatgatatatttgttAGAAtctcattaaataaaaaaataaagacactttaaataatattataggtaaccaGGTTATAACTtaacttataataggtatagttattatttacctataattgTTTCAAGTGTCTTTATGCATGTTacaaaaatcgtttaaaaacaacttttaaaaattatatagatatcatGGTCACTCTAGGTCTAAATCCTAGAGATTTTTTTCGGTTCCAGTCGACCCATATTCTAAAATGTGTTCacgtaaaatgtttattaaatttatacctaTTCTTGTCCTTGCGGAGGtacataacatatttacatCTATGGTGTATTGGTATgttaaatatacttaagtaaaaatatgtattagtaTGCATGGTATTAATAAGGTGCATTTGTATTCATTGTCActcaaatatctatattttattttattcaaaactacaaatcatttttacttcaatattaaatgctaatattatttgaatccCACATTAGGCAATTCATTATTAGTATTCCTTTGAGTCACATTCCACCCCCGTCAATTTCTACTTGGAACTATAAACTTAAGCCTTTGACTAATAACCATTAACACCTTctagaaaatatgtatttttttatttttattttatcattttataaagagagaaaaatatgtattgttttagGTCCATGACAACATTTTAGTGATAGTTTCGCCATCAcgcaatttattaattgttactaTATGCTAGTTTGACGGACTATGAATGTTATTActtttcgtaataatattattcgtgtatTTTTGTCGAGGGTTGTTAATTTTTATGGTCTCATATTAATATACCATACACTattgttcaaataaattaataatacgtacaTGTCATGTTCTTAATTTAACGAAACTCGAATAACACTAATTCAGTtgattgatacaattattattattattattattattttttaaaatcattttcttCATcgaaacttattttattttatcatatgaattatttattatacgacTATTATgcattatgtaaaattaatataacgtcttgaaatatttatgtttcattgtttgtaaatatgtttaataataataatatgtaatatgtatgatgtataatttattatttactttgaaaTTTGTAGgtgtgtacctaatatatactaTGATTAAGTTgtccttaaaatatttttactgcaatttatattttgtgataatgcGTTTTGTATAATCAATTACATTTATGTAGTTGTACAAATGTATGTAGAAAACtaaacattgatttaaaaaaatttaataataagaaaatgcTTGCAAAATACATTAAGAATTTAAACTttgataatatcttaatatcttaatataattatttaaatctataatattattattagtattattattatatcttttttttattaatattacatgtatattatattatattatctatgtatatatatattttttaaaaaatcaagtatccatttttaatttattattaatctgaACTCACTCACTCCTAAACACAACGTACATTTATTGTAGGGGTATCAGGTGTATCTTTTTgcttattgtttaatttgtttaattgatgatgataattaaataaggaaataaatacaatttttaatgggtacaattatacaaaaaaatatccaagtacctaggtactattgaaatgaaacaaaattggatgttttaaataggtacctgcatattatatgtataataatttccaCATAATCAATCATTGAATCGAGGATTCCATGTGTTATTAcggttaatattaaaatataaaagtctTAGCTATACGAATTtccaaattttcaataataatttattatgtagatgattttatatataggtatatataatatggttttatcagagtaaattgttatgtaattgaacataatattatttacttattataatctTTTATCATATTTACTCAGTTACTCCATTGATTCATACAAATATgcgaattattattttgttaataataaaattactaattacgGCCTGTAATATGTACACGTAtccaaaaaacatttattttgcgatatcataagttatttttaacgttCAACGTATATgttgttataacaatataaaatataaaaggttaggttagacttacaaccataggcgcaaatagcgtttgaGGGGGGGAGGCTTaagccttactttgataatattgaatacgctgaaaataaaatgtaggaaatgtttgTGAGGTTGTAGTAAACCCaaaagccattatattattttaaataaaataagtaaaataataaattatacatagtataatttatgagtagaaacgtaggtatttaatataatcctaaataacaggaaacatagagcaaaggtgaaaacaacaagttgttttacctagtcacaaaatagtgcaattcaacaatattagggatgtattaatacccacagctataatacgatattaaacaatatcacgtagaataaattatacatttagtataatttataatgggtaaTGTAGGTAGTAATATTTAGCCCCTACCCCCCCACCACTATTTGCACCTATGTCTACAACAGTTCATCAGTTCAAAAcaatattcaaacaattattatgtaatacttttttttgggggggggggctaagcccccaaAACACCCCCCTCGATTTCTGTCTATGAATTCGATTCGATTCCTAGGATTTTTATAGAACGCCCGAACATTATTCCTATgttagataacataatatacggtAGGTAAAGACCACGATTATAGATAGTATGGTGGCCCAACGAATTTAGAAAAGTGTCTACCGAAATTAATCTCCATAATCAGTATTGAACAACTGGAGATTTCCGCACTAGTGCTCATTTTTTGTAGTGACTATAAATGCAGTTACCTGtcaaatgtattatgttaattgtaGTTGCGTGATACTGTGATAGTCACTATGTTATATGAGCGCTAGTGCTTGAATCTCCAGCtggttaatttaactttaatactgATTATAGAGATCATTAATTTCGGTAGACACTTTTCAAGTACCTATGTGAATCATGGTCAATCGTCGATGGGCAACCATACTATTTATAGCCATTAGCTGTGGTAAAGACTGAAGCTCTGAAtagtgtttaataaaaataagtgtattacctacctattggctattttaatttatttttaaacatgtatattatttagttatattacttatacatttatttatttattgtggcATAAGTTAATGCATGACATTTGTCATTTTGAACtgcataaaattttattttatttttccttgaGGCTTGTGTATAAAGTTTTTTAGCCTTTTCCTAGTTCCTGACGATAATAGTATAACACGATGTTAATGTGTTATTTACACACACCAACTATTACCTGAAATAAGatcaaaattatcataaataataaaataggtacgaATCAACGAATGACTTACTAACTTAGGtactaagtattattttatggttacaGTGGCCCACCGATATTCAGGGAAAGTTCCCGGTCGGCCGATCGTCGCGTTATAACTCTGGGCTGGTAgataattcttatattttttttctatatattttatttgacctatacttatttttatttaaatatattttttaatcaatttcagctataagaattattaacattttagtaaaatttCCCGTGCCTAATGGCTTTCAAAATTGTTGtatatgcacataatatgtaggtataggtacattttaaatatgcaccACTGGAACCAAAAGTCTACGTAAGCCTATGAATTTGCTTTTACAACACTTTAATCACTTCTATGATTaagcccaagactgaaattgcctccctgcacgagccacacatactattttttgtcacgtctCTGTGTTTACTGATCACgccatcacggcaaaggtaatgcacgCTGGGAtttatgcaacaaccagactattcttCGAAAACAATATGTCATGATTCacgaaagaaacgatttggttttaattattttaagcgtcatgcatagaaccatggaggttataatatgaatataagatgaaccaaaagtttatgtctTGTAAGAAccgtagtatagattttagtgtctggttgtgcagagAATACACGTGATATGTGCGTTtagtacttttggggatttcctctTTACCACCTGGCACTACGAGGATTTCCACTTCACtacccgctggacggaaaaaggtcgctttccaacgctccaaccgtcatcgaaaactaaactttcaaAGCGTGacaaaaagtatatttgaataatatatttaacaatatcgACTGATTAGTGATAATGTTAtctatacttttaattattttaattaatagtacataatattattacatacatgaAATTatcaatgaacaaaataaaataaaacatacttaTAACATCAAAAATGCAGACTCTTACTAGTAAGTTGTTAATTCTGATAAAGCTAATTATAAACTTCCTTTTTCCAATTTAATAAgccacaataaatatttatttttttatgtaaaattggcatataattaaaaaaaatttacctaaattattatggtAGTTACCCTACCTATGGGTTATGTCGTTATGATATTAATGCAATTGTAAATATCTTGTCAAATGAACTCTTTCTGGCTTATATTACCATGGCaacaagttatatattattttgagatttccgTCTGTGTGTGTGTCCATATTACCACGGCAACCATTCAAATGACATTTTTGAATggatataaatggttgccatggtagtatttataatatattattcatatagagttggcatttttaatgggCAACAGAATTGCACAAGATCAGCAATTTTTTATcgatactaatatataaagctgtggagtttgtgtgtttgaacttcaaacacaCAAACTTTCAAAGTCACTTTGATCGTGgtaatctcaggaactactggttcgaattgaaaaattatttttttgttggatagttcATTCACTgaggaaggctataggctatataacataacgctacgaccaattaatagaagtgctcaaacaaagattttaagatttacgatggaaatatttgtttataaatggttgctattggttataggagaaataattaatagaaatagtatttatttattattggttgttattggttaatcgggcagatcaggtacaagcatgcatcaaatcaaatttttgcacattgcctaccagggtggctgagttccacttactgcagtgagttacaccaaaaaggagttgaacaatcacaattttattgtcattttttatgAGCCACGAGGTGCGCAGgattagctatattatatattaatgaatgtttgtgtgcatATCTCTGGGaaaaagataggctaatttaaaaatggttaaatttggtttttttattcatcggatttttgtacggttaggttaggttaggttaggattatgtattaattgattatatcaatcaaccgtattatatcaaaataaacttggtataacttcgatactttagagttaaatcatacactaacgtacaaacagcactgggtccgcgatccaccgcaggtagattgcctacctgataatatactgctgcaaatcagaatttttattccaagcaacagaaaagttaagataaatttaaaacaccatacaccgaatattaaataacgaattgaacaaagtttgagtcatatagagttggtacattcgtacatttaacgggcaacgaagtgcacaagatcagctagtatataataaatctagATGAAAAATCCTAGGGACAAAAAGCCACGAAATAAGCTATATGTATACTTAAGTGTCCCGTAGCATGCGTCCGACTTTCAACTTTTtctatacaataattttgtgctaaaataatttaatacaattcatatatcattatatattttacagtttgttatattgttattacggtTTTCGAGTATATAGTACtagtacaataatgttatacaaacaatttcaataataataataagtaatcaaaaaaagaatattggtataggtatataatattatacctattataaatatctacatagtcacataggtataatatattttgtataatattacctataagtaATAAGTGGATACCAATTTTAAGATCTTAAAgattaaggtacctatattaagaatattaaaaaaataaaatattgataataccaTAGTTTAAACATAACAACGGGATGATCGTGCTTTAAAAAGATCGCtgtgtataataaactaaatatacaaattgttgTTTGTTGATAAAAATCTACCAACCCATTTATATTCAACTATTATTTAATGgcatttctaataaaattacatagatactgttataaatttataatattgg
The Metopolophium dirhodum isolate CAU chromosome 7, ASM1992520v1, whole genome shotgun sequence DNA segment above includes these coding regions:
- the LOC132948779 gene encoding neuroglobin-like, translating into MARSLSPLQISQLRDSWSVLAQDPSRLASALVIRLFKENPEYQSLFKRLKNLSIDELASNPQFMSHASKVGAALASTIDHLDKPEELEKLLTNLGIKHKKYGLSAKHFQVIGDVLVAMIAEAIGDSEPELLELWKSSLTSVLSIIIAACH